Genomic window (Acidobacteriota bacterium):
CGGCTCAGGGGTTGCTCAACTTCTTTCTGCGAGCGGTTCGTTGCGGAGCGATGACGATCGACGAGATAAAAGAGAAAACCGATCTCAGCGAAGAAGAGCTGAGATCGGCATCGTTCAACAAGATAATGGAGTTTCGGGCTCGTTAGGCTTCGCTCGACATTATCTGTTCGAGCAATTCGTCCTGCATCCGGCGTTGATCGGTGATATGCGGCGCGGGCTTTTCACTGCCATCGGCGAAACTCGGCGGCTGCGCGAACGGATCGACCTGCATCGGCAAACCTTCTTTCGCCAGTGAATGGGCGATGATCTTCCCGACCAATTGCTGCTCAAACTGCGTGATGTCGACGAACTTCGCGCCGATTCCGTTATCGTCGAATTTGTACAAGACCTTGCAAGTCAGCGGCAGCCAGTTCCCGTTCGGCAAACGGATCTCAAGCCGGAAAGTCTCGCCGGTAAAGATATTTTCGTCCCAGTCGATCAGGCATCCGCCGATGCTGATCTGCTGCAGCACGGTTTCCTGCTTCTCACCGAATCTCGTGTACCGGATCGCCGGAATGTCGAGCGAGAATCGAATATGTTGTCGTTGGCTGATTGACATTGATTATCGGGACTTTCTATCGGTAATTCTACCCGTAAACAATTGATTTAGGCAACACAATTCTTCTTTGAAGGCTGTTTTGCAGTAAGATACGCGAATGACTCTCCGCATCGTTTCGGTCTTATTTTTCATTGCGCTCGCCGCCGAGATCTTTGCGCTTGCGACCGGCAGCGCCGGCATCGAGTTTGTCGCCAAACCGTTGCTGATGCCGATCCTGATCGTCTATTTTGCGATCAACACCAACGGGCCCGATCGGACACGACTCGCAATGATCGCTGCGCTTGGGTTTTCGTGGCTCGGCGATGTGCTCCTGATGTTCGACAAACATTCGGGCGGAATGTTTGTTTACGGTCTCGCTGCCTTTCTGACCGCGCATCTTTTGTACATTTATTTTTTTGTGCGGATCAGAAAACTGAATCGCGTCGAGAAGCTGCCGAATGCGTTGGTCTTCGTCGCGATCGCCTTTTATTCCTCGGCACTTTTTGGATTTGTCGCGCCGTGGGTCGGCGAAATGCTCATCCCGGTCGCCGTGTACGCGATCGTCATTTCGACGATGTTCGCGGCGAGTCTCGCGGCTTTCAGGTTTGCGGATCAGGATTTCGGGAAGTGGTGCGTTGCGGGGACGCTTCTGTTCGTGATCTCGGACTCGATCCTCGCAGTCAACCGTTTTGCCGCGCCGTTTCCGGTCGCGCCGATCCTCGTGATGCTGACCTACGGAACCGCGCAATTCCTGATTTGCGAGGGAGCGAAAAGAAATCTGGTTTGAAGTTACGCCTTTAGGCGGCAAAAGCCGTGACTTTTGCCGCCTAAAGGATTAGAAAGCGCCGCCTGAAGGCGGAACTCCGAACTGAACTAGTTTCCGGCCGCTTCGGACTTGGCGCTGACTTCGTCGAACGCCGCGACGAGTTGTTGCGCGATCATCAGCGGGTGACGACCTTCAAGGTCCTTGCGTTCGAACATCTTGACGAGCTTCCCGTCCTGTATGAGCCCGATTGACGGCGATGACGGCGCGTAGGGCGCAAAATACTCGCGCGCGACGTCCGTGGCGTCGATGTCCGCGCCCGCGAACACCGTGATCGCGTGATCCGGCTTGTTCGGCGAATTCTCGAGCGCCATCGCGATGCCCGGCCGAACGCCGCCGGCCGCGCAACCGCAAACCGAATTGACGACGACCATCAGAGTACCCTTCGTATTCTCGACCGCCGCCGCGACCGCTTCCGGCGTTTTCGTTTCTTCAATTCCCAACTGCGCCAACTCCTGGCGCATTCCGTGGATCATTATTTCTGGATATGGCATTTTTGTATTCCTTTTTTGATATGAATCTTTACTTTAGTTTCAAGTATTCAATGTTAGACGCGATTCGTCAAGTGAAAATCCCAAATCCACAATCCCCGATCCGAAATCCGCAATCCGAGTCGGCTACGGCAAGATCGTAACCCGCGTCCCGACCGGAACGGCATTGTACAGTTCGGTCATTTCCGGGTTCTCGAGCGCCACGCATCCCCACGTCCAGTCCTTTGCGGTGCCGCCGCCGTGGATGTAGATCTCGCCGCCGAGCGCGGTGTTCTGCGGAGGCATACGCTTTTCGCCGATCGCTTTGAGAATCGCGTCGTGTTCGTCGGCATTGATCAACCCGGATTCGAGCCCGCGTTTTGCGACTTCGGCGCCGGGGTAACTGAGGCCGAGCGAAAG
Coding sequences:
- a CDS encoding PilZ domain-containing protein: MSISQRQHIRFSLDIPAIRYTRFGEKQETVLQQISIGGCLIDWDENIFTGETFRLEIRLPNGNWLPLTCKVLYKFDDNGIGAKFVDITQFEQQLVGKIIAHSLAKEGLPMQVDPFAQPPSFADGSEKPAPHITDQRRMQDELLEQIMSSEA
- a CDS encoding lysoplasmalogenase, whose product is MTLRIVSVLFFIALAAEIFALATGSAGIEFVAKPLLMPILIVYFAINTNGPDRTRLAMIAALGFSWLGDVLLMFDKHSGGMFVYGLAAFLTAHLLYIYFFVRIRKLNRVEKLPNALVFVAIAFYSSALFGFVAPWVGEMLIPVAVYAIVISTMFAASLAAFRFADQDFGKWCVAGTLLFVISDSILAVNRFAAPFPVAPILVMLTYGTAQFLICEGAKRNLV
- a CDS encoding BrxA/BrxB family bacilliredoxin, with the translated sequence MPYPEIMIHGMRQELAQLGIEETKTPEAVAAAVENTKGTLMVVVNSVCGCAAGGVRPGIAMALENSPNKPDHAITVFAGADIDATDVAREYFAPYAPSSPSIGLIQDGKLVKMFERKDLEGRHPLMIAQQLVAAFDEVSAKSEAAGN
- a CDS encoding L,D-transpeptidase; its protein translation is MQNLRQPRIVVKKRERRLELFDGDRLIRTYGIVLGFAPEGDKVQSGDGKTPEGEFYVFVKNDKSKYHLSLGLSYPGAEVAKRGLESGLINADEHDAILKAIGEKRMPPQNTALGGEIYIHGGGTAKDWTWGCVALENPEMTELYNAVPVGTRVTILP